In Horticoccus luteus, the following proteins share a genomic window:
- the mntR gene encoding manganese-binding transcriptional regulator MntR, producing MKKPARSVRKPVRPSSLQAESLQQTRREHASEIAEDYVEAIADLTVAQGEARVVDLARRLGVTHVTVNRTLARLQRDGFVTALPYRAIFLTASGLRLAAAVQQRHTTVVAFLRSLGIAEKRAELDAEGIEHHVSPETLAAFERHLRRTGA from the coding sequence GTGAAAAAGCCCGCCCGCTCCGTCCGTAAACCCGTGCGGCCTTCGTCGCTCCAAGCGGAGAGTCTCCAGCAAACCCGCCGCGAACACGCCTCCGAAATCGCCGAGGACTATGTGGAAGCAATCGCCGACCTCACCGTCGCCCAAGGCGAAGCGCGCGTGGTGGACCTCGCCCGCCGACTCGGCGTCACCCACGTCACCGTGAACCGCACCCTGGCCCGTCTGCAGCGGGATGGTTTCGTGACGGCGCTGCCTTACCGGGCGATTTTCCTCACCGCTTCCGGCCTGCGGCTCGCCGCCGCGGTGCAGCAGCGTCACACCACCGTCGTCGCTTTCCTGCGGTCCCTCGGCATCGCGGAGAAACGCGCCGAACTCGACGCCGAGGGCATCGAACACCACGTCAGCCCGGAAACGCTCGCGGCCTTCGAACGCCACCTCCGCCGCACCGGCGCCTGA
- the rpmF gene encoding 50S ribosomal protein L32 gives MANPKRKQSKRRSANRRAANAFKAPEFAKDTDGGLMRPHRVNPKTGMYRGRQVLDVEV, from the coding sequence ATGGCCAATCCGAAACGCAAGCAGTCCAAGCGCCGCAGCGCCAACCGTCGCGCCGCCAACGCCTTTAAGGCCCCAGAATTCGCTAAAGATACCGACGGCGGTTTGATGCGCCCGCATCGCGTGAATCCCAAGACCGGCATGTATCGCGGCCGGCAAGTGCTCGACGTGGAGGTCTAA
- a CDS encoding undecaprenyl-diphosphate phosphatase encodes MAKAETHTTVRRFLFALFFLSVIAAARAATPAPATSAQRGPAVPASAAAAELSAGDAVILGVIEGVTEFLPISSTGHLIIATHALHLDSEHPLRDAAGQPLWHKKPSVKDPAGVPLTLKLAADTYTVVIQAGAIIAVVLLYWRPILSVFSGLLGRDPAGLRLFRNLVCAFVPVAIIGLALNHWIDVHLFSVGAVIAAQIAGAILMLVIEAWRRRQPAHPEREPVDLTPRQATGIGFMQCLALWPGTSRSMVTIVGGYLAGLSPARAAEFSFLVGLPVLTGAAFVKGAKSGAAMIQVFGWSHVLLGIAVAAVAAAIAVKFLVSFLSRHGLAVFAYYRIALALVLAWFSLR; translated from the coding sequence ATGGCCAAAGCTGAAACCCACACGACCGTGCGCCGTTTCCTCTTCGCTCTCTTTTTTCTCAGCGTCATCGCTGCCGCCCGCGCGGCCACTCCCGCCCCGGCCACTTCTGCTCAACGCGGTCCCGCCGTCCCGGCCTCCGCCGCTGCGGCCGAACTCAGCGCGGGCGATGCCGTCATTCTCGGCGTGATCGAGGGCGTCACCGAATTCCTCCCGATCTCCTCGACCGGCCATCTCATTATTGCCACCCACGCTCTCCATCTCGATTCAGAACACCCGTTGCGCGATGCGGCCGGCCAGCCGCTCTGGCACAAGAAACCTTCCGTCAAGGATCCCGCGGGCGTGCCGCTCACGCTCAAACTCGCCGCCGACACCTACACGGTCGTCATCCAAGCCGGCGCGATTATCGCGGTCGTCCTGCTCTATTGGCGCCCCATCCTTTCGGTCTTCAGCGGATTGCTCGGCCGCGATCCGGCGGGCCTGCGCCTTTTTCGCAATCTCGTCTGCGCGTTCGTCCCCGTCGCCATCATCGGCCTGGCGCTCAACCATTGGATCGACGTCCATCTCTTCTCCGTCGGCGCCGTCATCGCCGCCCAAATCGCCGGCGCCATCCTGATGCTCGTGATCGAGGCTTGGCGGCGCCGCCAGCCCGCGCATCCGGAGCGCGAACCCGTCGATTTGACGCCGCGTCAGGCAACCGGCATCGGTTTCATGCAATGCCTCGCACTGTGGCCCGGCACGAGCCGCTCGATGGTGACGATCGTCGGCGGCTATCTGGCCGGTCTCAGTCCCGCTCGCGCCGCGGAGTTCAGTTTTCTCGTCGGCCTGCCCGTGCTCACCGGCGCCGCGTTCGTGAAAGGCGCCAAATCCGGAGCCGCGATGATTCAAGTTTTCGGCTGGTCCCACGTCCTCCTCGGCATCGCCGTCGCCGCCGTCGCCGCGGCGATCGCGGTGAAGTTCCTCGTCTCTTTTCTCTCCCGCCACGGCCTCGCTGTTTTTGCCTATTATCGCATCGCCCTGGCCTTGGTCCTGGCGTGGTTTTCGCTCCGTTGA
- the plsX gene encoding phosphate acyltransferase PlsX, whose protein sequence is MVTSSGVSGRIAVDAMGGDLGPAEVVAAVQLALAEFPDLNPITLVGDTAVLTPLLASAQLANSPRASVFHASEVIAMDDKPLAGIKRKKDSSMVRAIELVKNGEACAIVSCGNTGALMAGGTLKLRPMEGIARPALAAVIPRENGHFILIDAGANPEARPEHLVHNAILGSHYCRVMLGIARPRVGLMTIGTEEGKGNALITETNELLRRVDDIINYAGPIEGFQVFTDHVDVVVCDGFVGNIMLKSWESLVNFFKSMLKEELSANPLRKAGALLSKGAFNSFKERINPERYGGAPLLGLRGTILKAHGSSNRYALKSAIRAAGEVIKADMNHLIEADITRANARLEQPAA, encoded by the coding sequence ATGGTTACCTCTTCCGGCGTCTCCGGACGAATTGCCGTCGACGCCATGGGCGGCGACTTGGGTCCGGCCGAAGTCGTTGCAGCCGTCCAACTCGCCCTCGCCGAGTTCCCGGATCTCAATCCCATTACGCTGGTTGGCGACACCGCGGTGCTCACACCGCTGCTCGCCAGCGCCCAGCTCGCAAATTCGCCGCGCGCGTCCGTTTTCCACGCGTCGGAAGTCATCGCGATGGACGACAAGCCCCTCGCGGGCATCAAGCGCAAGAAAGACTCGTCGATGGTGCGCGCCATCGAGCTGGTTAAGAACGGCGAAGCCTGCGCCATCGTGAGTTGCGGCAACACCGGCGCACTCATGGCCGGCGGCACGTTGAAACTGCGTCCGATGGAGGGCATCGCCCGCCCTGCCCTCGCCGCCGTGATCCCGCGCGAAAACGGCCACTTTATCCTCATCGACGCCGGCGCCAATCCCGAGGCGCGTCCCGAGCATCTGGTGCACAACGCCATTCTCGGCAGCCACTATTGCCGCGTCATGCTCGGCATCGCCCGGCCCCGCGTCGGGCTCATGACGATCGGCACCGAGGAAGGTAAAGGCAACGCCCTCATCACCGAGACCAACGAGCTGCTGCGCCGCGTCGACGATATCATCAATTACGCCGGTCCGATTGAAGGGTTCCAAGTGTTCACCGACCATGTCGACGTCGTCGTCTGCGACGGCTTCGTCGGCAACATCATGCTCAAGAGCTGGGAGTCGCTCGTGAATTTCTTCAAATCGATGCTGAAGGAAGAACTCAGCGCCAACCCTCTCCGCAAAGCCGGCGCTCTCCTCTCCAAAGGCGCGTTCAACTCGTTCAAGGAACGCATCAACCCCGAACGCTACGGCGGCGCCCCCCTCCTCGGCCTCCGCGGCACGATCCTCAAGGCTCACGGCTCCAGCAACCGCTACGCCCTCAAAAGCGCCATTCGCGCCGCCGGTGAAGTCATCAAGGCGGACATGAATCACCTCATCGAGGCTGACATCACGCGCGCCAACGCCCGGCTGGAGCAACCAGCCGCCTGA
- a CDS encoding ABC transporter permease codes for MSKSLARVIFALTAAFFAAFFVWPIFQILKGGFLDADGHITFDYLRAVLSDPVYRGGLRNSFLLACATTTLALLISLPLAVIADRFKFAGKNLLGSLILIPMILPPFVGAIGIKQIFGQYGALNAALIALGLRPEGWTFDWFAANQFWGIVLVQALSLYPIIYLNAVAALANIDPAMDEAAQNLGCTGFRRFRRITLPLIKSGLFAGGTIVFIWAFTELGTPLIFDYDRVTSVQIFYGLKDIGGNPFPFALVSVMLASSLALYAIGKGLFGRAGYAMMAKATSSGGARSLPFGAGLLCTILFCGVTLCAILPHIGVVLVAFSNDWYGTVVPHRFTLENFRIALGHDLTVPAIANSLKFASISTIIDIFLGVAIAYVIVRTKLWGRQILDFLSMLPLAVPGLVLAFGYLAMSQDGRFFSFLNPIENPTVLLVIAYSVRRLPYVVRSAAAGFQQTSETLEEAAQNLGAPPLKATFKITLPLIAANIIAGGLLAFSFAMLEVSDSLILAQKQHYYPITKAIMELFQLLGDGKFIASALGVWAMVFLGVTMVGMTILLGKKLGAIFRV; via the coding sequence ATGTCCAAGAGCCTCGCGCGCGTCATCTTCGCCCTGACCGCCGCCTTTTTCGCGGCCTTCTTCGTCTGGCCGATTTTCCAGATCCTCAAAGGCGGCTTTCTCGATGCCGACGGGCACATCACGTTCGACTACCTCCGTGCGGTCCTGTCCGACCCGGTTTACCGCGGCGGCCTGCGCAACTCCTTTCTCCTCGCGTGCGCGACGACGACGCTCGCGCTCCTCATCTCGCTGCCCCTCGCGGTCATCGCCGACCGCTTCAAATTCGCCGGCAAAAACCTTCTCGGCTCGCTCATCCTGATCCCGATGATTCTGCCGCCGTTCGTGGGGGCGATCGGCATCAAGCAAATCTTCGGCCAATACGGCGCGCTCAACGCCGCCCTTATCGCTCTCGGTCTGCGCCCCGAGGGTTGGACGTTCGACTGGTTCGCCGCCAATCAGTTTTGGGGCATCGTCTTGGTCCAGGCCCTGTCGCTCTACCCGATCATTTATCTCAACGCCGTCGCCGCGCTCGCCAACATCGATCCGGCGATGGACGAAGCCGCGCAAAACCTCGGCTGCACCGGCTTCCGTCGTTTCCGGCGCATCACGCTGCCGCTCATCAAATCCGGCCTCTTCGCCGGTGGCACCATCGTCTTCATCTGGGCCTTCACCGAACTCGGCACGCCCTTGATTTTCGACTATGATCGCGTCACGTCCGTCCAGATTTTCTATGGGCTGAAAGACATTGGCGGCAATCCCTTCCCGTTCGCGCTCGTGTCCGTGATGCTCGCCAGTTCGCTCGCGCTTTACGCCATCGGCAAAGGCCTCTTCGGCCGCGCGGGTTATGCCATGATGGCCAAGGCCACCAGCAGCGGCGGCGCGCGCTCGCTGCCCTTCGGCGCCGGTCTGCTCTGCACGATTCTTTTTTGCGGCGTCACCCTCTGCGCCATTCTCCCGCACATCGGCGTCGTGCTGGTCGCGTTTTCCAACGACTGGTATGGCACGGTCGTCCCCCACCGTTTCACGCTCGAGAATTTCCGCATCGCGCTGGGCCACGACCTCACCGTCCCCGCGATCGCCAACAGCCTCAAATTCGCGAGCATCTCGACGATCATCGACATCTTCCTCGGCGTCGCGATCGCCTACGTGATCGTGCGCACGAAACTCTGGGGCCGCCAGATCCTCGACTTCCTTTCCATGCTGCCCCTGGCTGTGCCCGGCCTCGTGCTCGCCTTCGGCTATCTCGCGATGTCACAGGACGGCCGCTTCTTTTCGTTTCTCAATCCCATCGAAAATCCCACCGTCCTGCTGGTCATCGCCTACTCCGTGCGCCGCCTGCCCTACGTCGTGCGCTCCGCCGCCGCCGGCTTTCAGCAGACCAGCGAAACCCTCGAGGAAGCCGCGCAAAACCTCGGCGCACCCCCGCTCAAGGCGACGTTCAAGATCACGCTCCCCCTTATCGCCGCCAACATCATCGCCGGCGGCCTGCTCGCCTTTTCCTTCGCCATGCTGGAGGTCAGCGACTCGCTCATCCTCGCGCAAAAGCAGCACTATTATCCGATCACCAAAGCCATCATGGAGCTCTTCCAACTCCTCGGCGACGGCAAGTTCATCGCCAGCGCCCTCGGCGTTTGGGCCATGGTTTTCCTCGGCGTCACCATGGTCGGCATGACTATTCTCCTCGGCAAAAAACTTGGCGCCATCTTCCGCGTCTGA
- the trpD gene encoding anthranilate phosphoribosyltransferase: MELAALTARLHQRIDLEDQEIEAAANALASADVGDEPKAEFLTALAHKGETPGEVAAFARAFRDRAIDPQVSEWAVRGIDVVGTGGDRTGTFNISTATLFVVAAAGVPVLKHGNRSITSKCGSADFLEALGVKIDAPAAVQRRALAELGLCFFFAPAYHPAFKQVAGVRRTLATRGQRTIFNLLGPLINPARPAHQLLGVFAASWVQPLAGALERIGLAAAAVVHGEIEPGRGVDELTSVTVNHVAGSGRLRGWGGRWERGKFGLAAGTWDHLLGGDVQDNLAIFRALLAGRGPASLEDTIVLNAAVALFVAQRVSSVEAGVELARSLLLGGAVEAKLAATREFYLS, encoded by the coding sequence ATGGAACTCGCCGCGCTCACCGCCCGCCTGCATCAGCGAATCGATTTGGAGGACCAAGAGATCGAGGCGGCGGCCAATGCGCTGGCGTCGGCGGACGTGGGGGACGAACCGAAGGCGGAATTCCTGACGGCGCTGGCGCACAAGGGCGAGACGCCGGGCGAAGTGGCGGCATTCGCGCGCGCCTTTCGCGATCGGGCGATCGACCCGCAGGTCAGCGAATGGGCCGTCCGCGGCATCGATGTCGTGGGCACCGGCGGCGACCGCACGGGCACGTTTAATATTTCGACGGCGACGTTGTTTGTCGTGGCGGCGGCGGGGGTGCCCGTGCTGAAGCATGGGAATCGTTCGATCACCTCGAAGTGCGGCAGCGCGGATTTTCTGGAGGCGCTGGGGGTGAAAATCGATGCGCCGGCCGCGGTGCAACGGCGCGCCTTGGCGGAGTTGGGGCTGTGTTTCTTTTTCGCGCCCGCGTATCATCCGGCGTTCAAGCAGGTGGCCGGCGTGCGGCGGACGTTGGCGACGCGGGGGCAGCGCACGATTTTCAATCTTCTCGGGCCGCTGATCAACCCGGCGCGGCCGGCGCACCAGTTGCTCGGCGTATTTGCCGCGTCGTGGGTGCAACCTTTGGCGGGCGCGCTCGAGCGCATCGGGCTGGCCGCGGCCGCGGTGGTGCATGGTGAAATCGAGCCGGGTCGCGGGGTCGACGAGTTGACGTCGGTGACGGTCAACCATGTGGCGGGCAGTGGCCGGTTGCGGGGCTGGGGTGGGCGGTGGGAGCGGGGAAAATTCGGGCTGGCCGCGGGCACGTGGGACCATCTGCTCGGAGGCGACGTGCAGGATAATCTGGCGATTTTCCGGGCGTTGCTCGCGGGGCGCGGGCCGGCGAGCCTCGAAGACACGATTGTGCTGAACGCCGCGGTGGCGTTGTTTGTCGCGCAGCGCGTGTCATCGGTGGAAGCGGGCGTGGAGCTCGCGCGGAGCCTTTTGCTGGGGGGCGCGGTGGAGGCGAAGCTGGCGGCGACACGGGAGTTTTATCTTTCATGA
- a CDS encoding EamA family transporter, producing the protein MLLLVLVSLIWAFSPGLTKGLVTGVDPAFVAFARLALAFLVFLPFFRWRGLHLRTAAVLFAIGAIQFGAMYLAYNESLRHLPSHEVALFTLTTPLFVTLLADALDRTFRPRALLAALIAVGGAVVIILKSPALSPTLLGVALVQLANLAFAIGQVWYRHLRRHAPAWTDRSAFALVYLGAATLPLIACFTHSVTVTLTGASLLTLLYLGVIASGIAFFLWNKGATHVSAGTLAVMNNAKIPLMVAASLLFFHESADWPRLLLGGALMAFAVWLAERRPSAQFA; encoded by the coding sequence ATGCTGCTGCTGGTTCTCGTTTCGCTCATCTGGGCGTTTTCTCCCGGCCTGACCAAGGGCCTCGTCACCGGCGTCGATCCGGCCTTCGTCGCCTTCGCCCGGCTGGCCCTCGCGTTTCTGGTTTTCCTGCCGTTTTTCCGCTGGCGTGGCCTCCACCTTCGCACGGCGGCCGTCCTCTTCGCGATCGGCGCGATTCAGTTCGGAGCGATGTATCTCGCCTACAACGAAAGCCTCCGCCACCTGCCATCGCACGAAGTGGCGCTGTTCACCCTGACCACGCCTCTGTTTGTCACCCTGCTCGCCGACGCGCTGGATCGCACGTTTCGGCCGCGCGCGCTCCTCGCCGCCCTCATCGCCGTCGGCGGCGCGGTGGTCATCATCTTAAAATCTCCCGCGCTTTCGCCCACCCTCCTGGGCGTCGCCCTCGTGCAACTCGCCAACCTCGCGTTCGCCATCGGGCAGGTCTGGTATCGCCACCTCCGCCGCCATGCGCCCGCGTGGACCGATCGCTCGGCCTTCGCCTTGGTTTATCTCGGGGCCGCGACGCTTCCGCTCATCGCGTGCTTCACCCATTCCGTGACGGTCACGCTCACGGGCGCATCTTTACTCACGTTGCTTTATCTTGGCGTGATCGCCTCGGGTATCGCGTTTTTCCTCTGGAACAAGGGCGCCACCCACGTCAGCGCCGGCACGCTCGCCGTCATGAACAACGCCAAAATCCCGCTCATGGTCGCAGCGTCGCTCCTCTTCTTCCACGAGTCTGCCGACTGGCCGCGGTTGCTCCTCGGCGGCGCCTTGATGGCCTTCGCGGTCTGGCTCGCCGAACGCCGCCCGTCTGCTCAGTTCGCGTAG
- a CDS encoding beta-ketoacyl-ACP synthase III → MAQPSTVILGTGSYAPSRVLTNAELSKMVDTSDEWITTRSGIRERRIAAPGEHTSDMAVHAARAALADAQVSADEIDLLIVATVTADMALPAASCIIQHKLGLRTTTACFDLNAACSGFVYALDTGCAMLTSGRYHKALIIGVEKLSSVVDWTDRSTCVLFGDGAGAAVIGLSDTPGIGLIGTRLGAYGDGVDLLNIPKGGSSHPATAESIANREHFLRMKGKEVFKRAVFAMERASREILEQHKIHADHIACVIPHQANLRIIDAIAQYLELPIERFYVNVDRYGNTSSASIPIALDEARRAGRIKSGDLILLVAFGAGLTYGAALIRW, encoded by the coding sequence ATGGCTCAACCCTCCACCGTCATCCTGGGAACCGGTTCTTACGCCCCGTCCCGCGTCCTCACGAATGCCGAGCTGTCCAAGATGGTCGACACCTCCGATGAGTGGATCACCACGCGCAGTGGCATCCGCGAACGCCGCATCGCCGCCCCGGGCGAACACACCTCCGACATGGCCGTTCACGCCGCCCGCGCGGCGCTCGCCGACGCCCAGGTTTCAGCCGACGAGATCGACCTGCTGATTGTCGCCACCGTCACCGCCGACATGGCGCTGCCCGCGGCCTCCTGCATCATCCAGCATAAGCTCGGCCTGCGCACCACCACCGCCTGCTTCGACCTCAACGCCGCCTGCTCCGGCTTCGTCTATGCCCTCGACACGGGGTGCGCCATGCTCACCTCCGGGCGTTACCACAAGGCACTCATCATCGGCGTCGAAAAACTCTCCTCCGTTGTCGATTGGACCGACCGCAGTACCTGCGTCCTCTTCGGCGATGGCGCAGGCGCGGCCGTGATCGGCTTGTCCGACACGCCCGGCATCGGTTTGATCGGCACCCGCCTCGGCGCCTACGGCGATGGCGTGGATCTCCTTAACATTCCCAAAGGCGGCAGTTCCCACCCCGCGACCGCGGAATCCATCGCCAATCGCGAGCACTTCCTGCGCATGAAAGGAAAGGAAGTTTTCAAGCGCGCCGTCTTCGCGATGGAACGCGCCTCCCGGGAAATACTGGAACAACACAAAATCCACGCTGATCACATCGCCTGCGTGATTCCTCATCAGGCCAACCTGCGCATCATCGACGCCATCGCCCAATACCTCGAACTGCCCATCGAGCGCTTTTACGTGAACGTCGACCGCTACGGTAACACCTCTTCCGCTTCGATTCCCATCGCCCTCGACGAAGCCCGTCGCGCCGGCCGGATCAAGTCCGGCGACCTCATCCTCCTCGTCGCATTTGGGGCGGGCTTGACCTATGGGGCAGCGCTGATTCGCTGGTGA
- the glmM gene encoding phosphoglucosamine mutase, with amino-acid sequence MKRQFFGTDGVRGPYGGPVVNEVFAWRLGFAAAQWAGRSGEALLGRDTRASGEKLLRAVAAGLRAGGMTPADLGVAPTPAVARAVRMRRAPLGVVITASHNPAEDNGIKFFGPGGVKLTDADEVAIEQQLPAEAGEALTVDCAPIDAVKGYVAAATDLLPRGSLAGWSIVLDTANGATCGTSAAVLRALGAKVTAIGGEPDGHNINAQVGSEHPEQLAARVTETGARIGIAHDGDGDRCVLCDERGQILDGDEILAILATDMLACRGLAARTLVVTVQSNLGVDAAIMAAGGRAVRTPVGDRYVIERMRAEGSNLGGESSGHIICSDTSPTGDGLVAALKIVEVMIATGRRLSDLRRVLRKFPQRTAALRVQEKKPLETLPALSQAIATLEKQLGERGRLLVRYSGTEAKLRLLVEGPDEATVRAGLAALEAGARADLVVL; translated from the coding sequence ATGAAACGGCAATTTTTTGGGACCGATGGGGTGCGGGGGCCGTATGGCGGTCCAGTCGTCAACGAAGTGTTTGCCTGGCGATTGGGATTTGCCGCCGCGCAATGGGCGGGGCGGAGCGGCGAGGCGCTGCTGGGGCGCGACACACGGGCGTCGGGCGAAAAGTTGTTGCGCGCGGTCGCGGCGGGCCTGCGCGCGGGCGGCATGACGCCCGCGGATCTCGGCGTTGCGCCCACACCGGCGGTGGCGCGGGCGGTGCGTATGCGGCGAGCGCCGTTGGGCGTCGTCATCACGGCTTCGCACAATCCGGCGGAGGACAATGGCATCAAGTTCTTCGGTCCGGGCGGCGTAAAGTTGACGGACGCGGACGAAGTGGCGATCGAGCAACAACTGCCGGCGGAAGCCGGGGAAGCGTTGACGGTGGATTGTGCGCCGATCGACGCGGTGAAGGGCTATGTGGCGGCGGCGACCGATTTGCTGCCGCGAGGTTCGCTGGCCGGATGGTCGATCGTGCTCGATACGGCCAACGGCGCAACGTGTGGCACAAGCGCGGCGGTGTTGCGGGCGCTCGGGGCCAAAGTGACGGCGATCGGCGGTGAGCCCGATGGGCACAACATCAACGCGCAGGTGGGCAGTGAACATCCGGAGCAGCTGGCGGCCCGCGTGACCGAGACGGGGGCGCGCATCGGCATCGCGCACGATGGGGATGGCGATCGTTGCGTGCTGTGCGATGAGCGGGGCCAGATTTTGGACGGCGATGAAATCCTGGCGATCCTCGCGACCGACATGCTTGCGTGCCGCGGCCTCGCCGCGCGCACTCTCGTGGTGACGGTGCAGAGCAATCTTGGCGTGGATGCGGCGATCATGGCGGCGGGCGGCCGCGCGGTGCGCACGCCGGTCGGTGATCGCTATGTGATCGAGCGCATGCGCGCGGAAGGTTCCAACCTCGGCGGCGAATCGAGCGGGCACATCATTTGCTCCGACACGTCGCCGACGGGCGATGGCTTGGTGGCGGCATTGAAAATCGTCGAAGTGATGATCGCGACGGGGCGGCGATTGTCGGATTTGCGCCGGGTGTTGCGGAAGTTTCCGCAGCGGACGGCGGCGTTGCGCGTGCAGGAAAAGAAACCTTTGGAGACTTTGCCTGCGCTGTCGCAGGCGATCGCCACGTTGGAAAAGCAACTGGGCGAACGCGGGCGTTTGCTCGTGCGCTATTCCGGCACGGAGGCGAAATTGCGTTTGCTCGTGGAAGGTCCGGATGAAGCGACGGTGCGCGCGGGGTTGGCGGCGCTGGAAGCGGGCGCGCGCGCGGACCTCGTCGTGCTCTAG
- the bamD gene encoding outer membrane protein assembly factor BamD produces MTFALALRRILPALLAVLLVGVPARVSAEIVWNPQTGWSLEGGSLSGLAGPEARNALELMNNARRAEDRGSAGSAIGSYSKVAKKYPNSIYAPEALFRAAHLRLGRKEYFKAFEAFQSLISRYPNTRRFNEIIGEQYRIAARLLDGARNHYWGIIPGFTARSKGIEYFEILLVDAPYSDYAPLALMSIARAHQRLGNIEEAIDALDRLINNYPQSLLAPDAYLNIAKEHASLVQGPEYDQGSTKESITYFEDFLILFPSDADVPESEAGLNRMKTMLAESKMKMGDFYFYKRDNYTAARVFYNEAITAFPDSDVARRAKVRLTQVEAKAAGKPVPGESHKKKRFWLF; encoded by the coding sequence ATGACGTTTGCCCTCGCGCTCCGCCGCATTCTTCCCGCGCTTCTTGCGGTTCTTCTGGTCGGCGTCCCGGCGCGAGTCAGCGCGGAGATCGTCTGGAATCCGCAGACTGGTTGGAGCCTCGAAGGCGGCTCCTTGTCCGGGCTTGCCGGCCCCGAAGCGCGCAATGCCCTTGAGTTGATGAACAACGCCCGCCGCGCCGAGGACCGCGGCAGCGCGGGATCCGCGATCGGTTCCTACAGCAAGGTCGCCAAGAAATATCCCAACTCCATTTACGCGCCGGAAGCCCTCTTTCGCGCCGCGCACCTCCGCCTCGGCCGCAAGGAATACTTCAAGGCCTTTGAGGCGTTCCAATCCCTCATCAGTCGCTACCCCAACACCCGGCGCTTCAACGAAATCATCGGCGAACAATACCGCATCGCCGCCCGCCTCCTCGACGGCGCCCGCAATCACTATTGGGGCATTATCCCTGGCTTCACCGCCCGCTCCAAAGGCATCGAGTATTTCGAAATCCTCCTCGTCGACGCTCCTTACAGCGATTACGCGCCTCTCGCGTTGATGAGCATCGCCCGCGCCCATCAAAGATTGGGCAACATCGAAGAGGCGATCGACGCCCTCGACCGCCTGATCAACAACTATCCCCAGAGTCTCCTCGCACCCGACGCCTACCTGAACATCGCGAAAGAACACGCCAGTTTGGTGCAGGGCCCGGAATACGACCAAGGCTCCACCAAGGAATCCATCACCTATTTCGAGGACTTTCTTATCCTCTTCCCCAGCGATGCCGACGTGCCTGAATCCGAAGCTGGCCTCAACCGGATGAAGACGATGCTCGCGGAAAGTAAGATGAAGATGGGTGATTTCTACTTCTACAAACGCGACAACTACACGGCCGCTCGCGTCTTCTACAACGAAGCCATCACCGCTTTCCCGGATTCCGATGTCGCCCGCCGCGCGAAGGTTCGCCTTACGCAGGTTGAAGCCAAGGCCGCCGGCAAACCCGTCCCCGGCGAATCGCACAAGAAGAAACGTTTCTGGTTATTCTGA